The Synechococcus sp. RS9909 genomic interval CCTGCGCGACACCGCGACACTCCTGCGCCATCACGGCCTGAAGCGGTGGTCGCTGCTGCTGCTGCCAGCACTCCTCCTGGCGCTGACCGCTCCTCTGCAGCCGGAAGGCGCCGGGATGGAAGCGGTGCGCTTTCTTGGCTTCGGCCTGGCCCTGGTGCCACTGGCCCGGGTGATTTCGATCCTGGTGGATGCGCTGAGTGAACACCTGGGTGACCGCTACAGCGGTGTGGTGAGTGTGGGCCTCAGCAACCTGGTGGAGCTGGTGATCTCGATCACCGCCCTGGGCAGCGGGCTCTACAGCCTGGTGGTGGTGTCGGTGGCCGGCGCCGTGATCACCAATTGCCTGCTGGTGCTGGGAGTCAGCACCATCTGGGCCGGTCGTCGCCAGAAAAAGGTGAAGATCAGGCCACACAGCACCAATCTGCAGGCGCGCCAACTGCTGCTCAGCCTGCTCTTCCTGGCGGTGCCCACCGTCTTCGGCATCGGAGGAGGCATCCAACCGATGGCGGGCACCAACGCCCTCGACCGCTTTGCCGTCTATTCCCTGATCGTGGCGCTGCTGATCCTGGGCTACTACCTGCTGTCCTTCCTGCTCCAGCTCGGCACCCATCGCACCTTCTTCAAGGCTGAGACGGATGACATCCTGCAAGCGGATGGGGTTGAAGCAGCCGAGAAGGATCGGAGCCATCTGCCCCGTCTGCCCGCGATCCTCGCGGCCATGGCCGTGGTGAGTGTGCTGGTGGTGCTGGTTTCCGAGCCCCTGGTGAATGCCCTGGAAACCCTGGTGCAGGGGAGCCATCTCAGCGAATTGTTCATCGGTCTGTTTCTGCTGCCC includes:
- a CDS encoding calcium:proton antiporter; this encodes MHRTLRDTATLLRHHGLKRWSLLLLPALLLALTAPLQPEGAGMEAVRFLGFGLALVPLARVISILVDALSEHLGDRYSGVVSVGLSNLVELVISITALGSGLYSLVVVSVAGAVITNCLLVLGVSTIWAGRRQKKVKIRPHSTNLQARQLLLSLLFLAVPTVFGIGGGIQPMAGTNALDRFAVYSLIVALLILGYYLLSFLLQLGTHRTFFKAETDDILQADGVEAAEKDRSHLPRLPAILAAMAVVSVLVVLVSEPLVNALETLVQGSHLSELFIGLFLLPLFGCTAEGVIAISAASRGRMDLAVTSTLESSGQLLMFVLPVLVLLGWPMGRFLHLSIPLVALGCTTITVLAVHWITENNELDWYEGVQLVALYGVMGLGSLLL